From a single Maylandia zebra isolate NMK-2024a linkage group LG3, Mzebra_GT3a, whole genome shotgun sequence genomic region:
- the LOC143416986 gene encoding uncharacterized protein LOC143416986: MDVRALCIRLLMASMILLGAQDLKIDAVSLHIVPNRLQFFEYESTTFHCEGVDYCEVLHKLKRKINACNKTNMRTPTGSSCKMRNLYTDDSGEYWYETEGGIRSNSINICVTNGSVILESPAVSVLMEETVTLSCRNKTASSNFTADFYKDGRLIHRTSTGNMTIHRVSKSNEGLYKCNISGVGESPESWLKVSDSHIETSHASSAATPWITAMILFLFLLIVTMGLYHFSKEASRVNTGRATCAAVRKNRKKKEDALSSTSIYYSFVPSDTQPQDARSNRPIYSLVQGDTQPQDARSNRAIYSLAQGETQPQNEGELSSRSFYYSLAQGDTHPQESESTTKILSPGINQPIAEDPFYSPIQTVAE, encoded by the exons ATGGACGTCAGAGCTCTGTGCATCAGACTGT TGATGGCCAGCATGATTCTGCTGGGTGCACAGGATCTGAAAATTG ATGCAGTTTCTCTTCATATTGTTCCAAACAGATTGCAGTTCTTTGAATATGAATCCACAACATTTCACTGTGAAGGAGTCGATTATTGTGAAGTTCTGCATAAacttaaaaggaaaataaatgcatgtaacaaAACTAACATGAGGACACCAACAGGATCATCCTGCAAAATGAGAAATCTTTATACAGACGACAGTGGAGAGTACTGGTATGAGACTGAAGGAGGAATAAGGAGCAACAGTATCAACATTTGTGTCACTA ATGGTTCTGTTATCCTGGAGAGTCCTGCTGTTTCTGTGTTAATGGAAGAAACTGTGACTCTGAGCTGCAGAAACAAAACTGCTTCCTCCAACTTTACAGCTGATTTCTACAAAGATGGACGTCTTATCCATAGAACCTCCACAGGAAACATGACCATCCACAGAGTTTCAAAATCAAACGAGGGACTTTACAAGTGTAACATCTCAGGAGTTGGAGAATCACCAGAGAGCTGGCTAAAAGTCTCAG ACAGTCACATAGAGACAAGCCACGCTTCCTCTGCTGCCACACCTTGGATCACTGctatgattttatttctttttctcttgatTGTGACCATGGGACTGTATCACTTTAGCAAAG AGGCCAGTAGAGTGAACACAGGTAGAGCAACATGTGCTGCCGtaagaaaaaacaggaagaagaaag AAGATGCACTGTCGTCTACATCCATTTACTACAGCTTTGTCCCGAGTGACACTCAACCACAAG atGCACGGTCCAATAGACCTATTTACAGCTTAGTCCAGGGGGACACTCAACCACAAG atGCACGGTCCAATAGAGCTATTTACAGCTTAGCCCAGGGTGAAACTCAGCCACAAA ATGAAGGTGAACTGTCTTCTAGAAGCTTTTACTACAGTTTAGCCCAGGGTGACACTCATCCACAAG AATCAGAATCCACCACAAAAATCCTCTCACCAGGTATAAACCAGCCAATAGCAGAGGATCCCTTTTATTCTCCAATCCAGACG GTTGCAGAGTGA